The proteins below come from a single Amphiura filiformis unplaced genomic scaffold, Afil_fr2py scaffold_50, whole genome shotgun sequence genomic window:
- the LOC140144336 gene encoding uncharacterized protein gives MGTVDDMFASTYNQGLPTNHDELFILYDQWADSYDQDFKRFGYNGPQVAASILADNVPDKDARILDFCSGTGMVGEQLKMHQFINIDAIDMSQSSLKVSEEKQVYKTLICSKIGSNPLDIICDTYDGLVCCGSFMPGHLNQSCFPEMLRIVKPGGIIVISMREEYLWTAKEFQNNQLEEAIQDMVAQEKWNLVATKTCEGFFHDKTGVTFVFKTIV, from the exons ATGGGCACTGTAGATGATATGTTTGCATCAACTTACAACCAGGGACTGCCGACTAACCATGACGAATTGTTCATTCTATATGATCAATGGGCAGATTCTTATGACCAG GACTTCAAACGATTTGGCTATAACGGACCTCAAGTTGCTGCAAGTATTCTTGCAGATAACGTCCCTGACAAGGATGCCCGAATTCTCGATTTCTGTTCTGGTACCGGTATGGTAGGCGAACAG CTTAAAATGCATCAGTTTATTAACATAGATGCTATTGACATGTCACAGAGTAGCCTCAAAGTCAGTGAAGAAAAACAAGTTTACAAAACACTGATCTGCTCCAAGATTGGCTCAAATCCTTTGGACATTATATGTG ATACATATGACGGATTAGTGTGCTGTGGTTCCTTTATGCCCGGTCATCTGAACCAATCCTGTTTTCCAGAGATGTTACGAATTGTTAAACCAG GTGGTATTATCGTAATTTCAATGAGAGAAGAGTATCTTTGGACTGCGAAGGAGTTTCAGAATAATCAATTGGAAGAGGCAATTCAAGACATGGTTGCTCAAGAAAAGTGGAACCTTGTTGCCACGAAAACGTGTGAAGGGTTCTTTCATGACAAGACCGGTGTTACATTTGTCTTCAAAACTATTGTTTGA